Within Cryptomeria japonica unplaced genomic scaffold, Sugi_1.0 HiC_scaffold_2101, whole genome shotgun sequence, the genomic segment AACCACCAAGCAAAACCGGAAAACGCCGAGAAAGCCCATGGGGGGCGGAGAAGCCAAAACGCAGGAGGAAGGCCGAAAGGCGAGGAGGGCACGGGCCTGCACGAAGGAACCAGGCGCAGAAGGGGATTCCCAAAGGGAAGCCGAGGAGGCGGCGGCCTGCGAAGGCAGAGCGGCGGCGTCCAAAGAGGGGCCCGAAGGCCGAGTCTGCAGCGAGGAGAGggcagggtttagggtttagggtttagggtttagggtttagggtttagggtttagggttttagggtttagggttttagggttttagggtttagggtttagggtttagggtttagggttttagggttttagggtttagggtttagggtttagggttttagggtttagggttttagggttttagggttttagggttttagggtttagggtttagggtttagggtttagggtttagggtttagggtttagggtttagggtttagggtttagggtttagggtttagggtttagggttttagggttttagggtttagggtttagggtttagggtttagggtttagggtttagggttaagggttaagggttaagggtttagggtttagggtttagggtttagggtttagggtttagggtttagggtttaggggttaGGGGTTTGggttttggggtttggggtttggggtttggggttaggggttaggggttaggggttaggggttaggggttaggggttaggggttagggtttagggtttagggtttagggtttagggtttagggtttagggtttagggtttagggtttagggtttagggtttagggtttagggtttagggtttagggtttaggagtttaaaaaatttaggagtttaaaaaatttaggagtttaaaaaatttaggagtttaaaaaatttaggagtttaaaaaatttaggagtttaaaaaattttaaaaaatttaggagtttaaaaaatttaggagtttaaaaaatttaggagtttaaaaaattttaggagtttaaaaaatttaggagtttaaaaaatttaggagtttaaaaaatttaggagtttaaaaaatttaggagtttaaaaaatttaggagtttaaaaaatttaaactttcACTTGCAGCTCCAATGAAATGAAACAATAGAAAAGAAAGATAGAGAAAACCCACGAAATGAGAAAAACAGAATTTTCATTCATACAGAAATTTATTCCAAAACATGTTTCGGGGCAATACCCCTCATCAGTTGGATTTACAATGTATGATGCCGTGGGTAAGCATAGAATAAATACTAAGAGACTCAAGCGGCAAAAAGAAACATGCCGAAAAGAAGAGTCAGAAGGAACTCATGTGGCGAAAAGAAACATGCCAGAAAAAAGAGTCCGAAAATAGCAGGTTTCCAGAAACGAAAAAGCAAGTTTCCGGAAAACAGAAAACATTCCTTCTCAGAAGTCAATTATAGAAAGAGCAGACTCTACGAGTCAGCTCCTTTCTATAATTGACCCACGGGGTCCCTACCGgcacttcccgggaggtcacccttCCCGGAACTACTCTGGCCGGAGCGCGCTTAACCCGGGGGTTGCACACGTATCGAGGCCAACTAAGCAGCTGGGATTTTGAGAAGGATTACAAAACATGAGAAACAAGAAGTACAAGAATTATCAGTAGTACAAGAATTATCCTCTGGAAAGGAATCTGCTCCTGAGCAAAAAAGATCCTAGTTTCCTAGGATTGCGCCAACAGACTCTCGGAGGGGAAATGTGTTGCAGTTCAGGGACTTCTTGGCAGAGCCGATGAAGTGTAGGGTTTAGGGTGGCCCCGAGATTTAAAGCTTTAGTGGCTGAGCAATAATCCAGCTTAAGAATCAGGGGGGCCCCTCTCCTCTTGAAGGGCTGAAGCTGAAGCTTGTTGAGGAGCACTGACTTGTCTGTCCGAGAGACCTTGTTGAAGCATTGGAGCAGGAAATTCTTAGGGTAGCCGCGAGCTCGAAGCCTGAGATAGAACATTTTCTTCAGCTGAATAAAACCAGAGGGACTGGATTCCCGAAGAAGATATCTACGCAGTTCACTGATAATAAAAGACTTCTTTTGGTGCTGAGGGTGCCAGGATCCAAAAGGGATGTACTGGTAGGCGTTCAGAGGCTTCTGGAAACAACAAGTGTCAAGAATACCAGAAGCAGAGAAGCGTTCTCCCTTGAAAAAAGAAATATCCAGGATGTTCACCGAAGAAGAAGAAACACAAGTTGTGATCTTAATTTCGGGATAGAACATCTGGTAGTGCTGAAAAAAGAGAGATAGAGTCTCTTCAGAACCAGTCCAGACACCAACTGCATCATCAATATACCGCTTGAAAAACAGGAGCTCAGAACAATCAAAACTGGCAAACAGACGGTTTTCTAGATGGCAGAGGAAGAGGCAGGCATAGACAACTGCGAAGTTGCTTCCCATAGCAGTTCCTCTGACTTGCTTGTAAGTAATGCCATCAAAATCCAAGTAGTGAAAAGTGAGCACCAAAGTAGCCAATCTGACAATCAGATCAACAAGCCGAGAATCAAAAGAATTCTCTCTGAAGTAATCTGAAACCATCTCTTCCAGAGCTGCAAGACCCGCAGGAGTAGGGATGCTGGGGTACAGAGATTCCACATCAAAGGTGAAAAGGATACAGCTTGTAGGGAGATGGAGAGAACCGAGATCTCGCAAGAGAGTACGAGAGTCAGAAAGGTGGGACTTCTGTTCAAGCAGGATGGGAAACAAAAGATGGTGTAAAAGCTGAGAAGCAGGCTCTAAGATATAACCTGAGTAACTGCAGATGGGCCGACCAACCAAGACGGGTTTGTGTATCTTCGGGAGAAGATAGAAAGCACAGGGCCGCGCAGAGGGAGGTGGAAATTTAGTGAGAAAGGCAGATACAGGATCAAGAAGGAACTTGAAGTCCTTAATGATTACAGAGAGCCGTTTCCAGATAATATGCCAAGGAACAGAGTCAACACGCTCATAGACCAGAGAATCAGAAAGTTGTCTAAGGCCTTCTGAGCGGTACCAAGAAGAATCCAGGATGACAAGTCCGAGATTCTTATCAGCGGGTTTGATGATAATCGACTTATCCCGTTTCAGAGTTTTTAGACTCTTGAGCAGTCTGGAAGGCAACATGGGCCGAGCAGAGAAAGAAACGGAAGCCAATTGTTTTTGCAGGATTGCTTCGCCTTGTTGCAAAATATCTTCCAGAGGATAGCACCGATCAGGTGGATTCCAGAAGGGGTTGTGCTTTTTGAACTTTGGTGGGAACGAGGCTCTGGTGAAAGGAGAAGCAGGAGCAGGAGCATCTGAGTCCGGACCAAAAAAGGCGCGAAGACGCAACAAACGGGCAAAAGCTCTGAATTCTTCAGCAATAAGAGAAGGAGACATAGGTGGAGGCCTTGGAATGAACTTGATGCCGAGACCCAGTAGCTTTCGTTCTTCGTAAGAGAGGCGCCGAGAGGAGAAGTTGTGGATGGCAGTATTCGAGATACGGTTGTCCACATCCGCAGCAGTCTTTCTGTAGAAGAAAAATAAAGCCATGTAGGCCTGGTCGACAGCAGGCCCCCAGAAGTTTAGGCGGTGTCTTGACCTAAGCCTAGGCCCCGATCTTGTCCCCGAAGAATGTTTGTCCTGCGAAAATTGTTCTGACGGAAGGGAGGAGGACGACCCAGAATGGAAGTGTTCTGGGGAAAATCTGAAAAGTTTTTGCCTCTCGAGGATGATTCTGGATGTTCTGCAAATTGCACATTCATCTTTTGTCTTCTGTGGGGGTATGATCTTGCTTTTGAGGGCAACGGACCAGAGGCAGTCGAGGTGGAGTTCTTCCCGACTGCCGGAACCCCGTTTTTTGGAAGGACACCATCGGTGGAGGCAGAAGAATTCTTTTGAGTAGAATTCTTACGAGCAGGACTTTTCTGAGCAG encodes:
- the LOC131056773 gene encoding uncharacterized protein LOC131056773, which gives rise to MALFFFYRKTAADVDNRISNTAIHNFSSRRLSYEERKLLGLGIKFIPRPPPMSPSLIAEEFRAFARLLRLRAFFGPDSDAPAPASPFTRASFPPKFKKHNPFWNPPDRCYPLEDILQQGEAILQKQLASVSFSARPMLPSRLLKSLKTLKRDKSIIIKPADKNLGLVILDSSWYRSEGLRQLSDSLVYERVDSVPWHIIWKRLSVIIKDFKFLLDPVSAFLTKFPPPSARPCAFYLLPKIHKPVLVGRPICSYSGYILEPASQLLHHLLFPILLEQKSHLSDSRTLLRDLGSLHLPTSCILFTFDVESLYPSIPTPAGLAALEEMVSDYFRENSFDSRLVDLIVRLATLVLTFHYLDFDGITYKQVRGTAMGSNFAVVYACLFLCHLENRLFASFDCSELLFFKRYIDDAVGVWTGSEETLSLFFQHYQMFYPEIKITTCVSSSSVNILDISFFKGERFSASGILDTCCFQKPLNAYQYIPFGSWHPQHQKKSFIISELRRYLLRESSPSGFIQLKKMFYLRLRARGYPKNFLLQCFNKVSRTDKSVLLNKLQLQPFKRRGAPLILKLDYCSATKALNLGATLNPTLHRLCQEVPELQHISPPRVCWRNPRKLGSFLLRSRFLSRG